One window of Paenibacillus sp. FSL K6-3182 genomic DNA carries:
- a CDS encoding FAD-dependent oxidoreductase, producing MRNELVKTDITVVGAGLAGICAAIAAARLGLKVALVHNRPVLGGNSSSEVRVWVCGATGHGVNRYARETGIMGELFIQNQYRNPEGNPYLWDLTLLEAVRAEPNISLYLNTDVREVEADGELEERVIRAVTGWMMGSERLIRFESEVFLDCTGDGLVGFLAGAAYRLGREAQHEYEEDWAPEVADDITLGSTLLFYTKDTGKPVRFVAPSFAKDILKTSIPIKRVIRSGDSGCHYWWIEWGGELDSVHENERIRDELWSVIYGIWDYIKNSGQFDAETMTLEWVGSIPGKREYRRFIGDTVLNQNDIMAQHPFDDSIAFGGWSIDLHPPQGMYASESGSKHLHADGIYHIPFSSLYSRNVSNLLFAGRNISATHVAFGTTRVMATCAVIGEAAGAGAALSVMKGVTPRELREYHIAELQQILLKSDASIIGLRNMDALDLARRGTMSASSTLTRICLDQPSEAYPLAKDVGLLFPIEGEMGQFELLLSASGESELTVELWDTGRAENYVPATLRHSVKVKVSMGERQWVEIPLVQGSDEAAKNAFLIVRANDRISLFKSAVPLTGVLSFESMHTEHSSRDDDERYTPVTEWSMKRLVREPFCFSAATGAYAANKVNDGYARPFGGPHIWVSEPLKACVDEWIEVDLIEATNVSEIHVTFNDDVNEDLINLHHHETPFLVIPELVKDYRIEAWVNNGWTVLHRETNNRIRKRVHSINEVQTNKLRLVVESTNGSPRAEIVEIRVYSCK from the coding sequence ATGAGAAATGAGTTAGTGAAGACGGATATTACCGTAGTTGGAGCCGGATTGGCGGGCATCTGCGCGGCCATCGCCGCGGCAAGATTGGGCTTGAAAGTGGCGCTTGTTCATAACCGTCCAGTTCTGGGAGGCAATTCCAGCTCGGAGGTGAGAGTGTGGGTATGCGGTGCAACCGGTCATGGAGTAAATCGTTATGCCCGTGAGACAGGGATCATGGGAGAATTGTTCATCCAGAACCAGTACCGCAATCCCGAGGGGAATCCTTATTTGTGGGATTTGACATTGCTGGAAGCCGTTCGCGCGGAACCGAACATCAGCTTGTACTTGAACACAGACGTCCGGGAAGTCGAAGCGGATGGAGAGCTTGAAGAGCGAGTTATTCGTGCTGTTACCGGATGGATGATGGGCTCGGAGCGGCTTATTCGTTTCGAGAGCGAAGTGTTCCTCGATTGCACGGGAGATGGTTTGGTCGGTTTCCTAGCGGGAGCCGCCTATCGTCTAGGGCGTGAAGCACAGCACGAATACGAGGAAGATTGGGCGCCAGAGGTTGCAGACGACATTACGTTAGGCAGCACCCTGCTGTTCTACACGAAGGATACCGGCAAGCCGGTTCGTTTTGTCGCTCCGTCATTCGCTAAGGACATTTTGAAGACATCCATTCCGATCAAACGAGTCATACGCAGCGGCGATTCGGGCTGCCACTATTGGTGGATTGAATGGGGTGGAGAGCTGGATAGCGTTCATGAGAACGAGCGAATCCGCGATGAACTGTGGTCGGTCATATATGGGATATGGGACTATATCAAAAATTCAGGTCAATTCGATGCGGAGACGATGACGCTCGAATGGGTTGGCTCGATCCCGGGAAAGCGAGAGTACCGCCGCTTTATCGGCGACACGGTGTTGAATCAAAACGACATTATGGCGCAGCATCCATTCGACGACAGCATCGCCTTCGGTGGATGGTCGATCGACTTGCATCCCCCTCAAGGCATGTATGCATCTGAGAGTGGATCTAAGCATCTGCATGCGGATGGAATCTACCATATTCCGTTCAGCTCTTTGTATTCAAGAAACGTGAGCAATCTGTTATTTGCCGGACGGAACATCAGCGCGACGCATGTTGCTTTTGGCACGACGAGGGTAATGGCAACTTGCGCGGTAATTGGAGAAGCTGCTGGGGCAGGCGCCGCGTTATCCGTTATGAAAGGTGTTACCCCGCGCGAGCTGCGTGAGTACCATATTGCTGAACTTCAGCAGATCTTGCTTAAGAGTGATGCTTCAATCATCGGATTACGGAACATGGATGCATTGGACTTGGCTAGGAGAGGAACCATGAGCGCTTCGAGTACTTTAACGCGAATTTGCTTGGATCAGCCATCGGAGGCGTACCCCCTTGCAAAGGACGTCGGTTTGCTATTTCCAATTGAAGGTGAGATGGGACAGTTCGAGCTGCTGCTGTCGGCAAGCGGGGAAAGTGAGCTTACCGTTGAGCTGTGGGATACCGGACGTGCGGAAAACTACGTTCCGGCAACGTTGCGTCATAGTGTGAAGGTGAAAGTAAGCATGGGTGAGCGGCAATGGGTCGAGATTCCGCTCGTGCAGGGTAGCGATGAAGCGGCGAAAAATGCATTTCTCATCGTCCGCGCAAACGACCGAATCAGCTTGTTCAAGTCGGCTGTTCCGCTAACCGGCGTACTATCTTTCGAGAGCATGCATACTGAACACTCCAGTCGCGATGATGACGAGCGGTATACGCCTGTCACCGAATGGAGCATGAAGCGACTGGTTCGCGAGCCATTTTGTTTCTCGGCGGCAACGGGAGCCTATGCGGCGAACAAGGTAAACGATGGTTACGCAAGACCGTTCGGCGGACCGCATATTTGGGTATCGGAACCGCTGAAAGCCTGTGTTGACGAATGGATTGAGGTTGATTTAATCGAAGCGACGAATGTGTCCGAAATCCATGTGACCTTCAACGATGATGTAAACGAGGATTTAATTAACCTTCATCATCACGAAACGCCTTTTTTAGTTATTCCGGAGCTCGTCAAAGACTACCGAATTGAAGCTTGGGTAAACAACGGGTGGACTGTTTTGCATAGAGAAACAAATAACCGAATAAGAAAAAGAGTTCATTCCATAAATGAAGTACAAACCAATAAGTTAAGATTGGTTGTCGAAAGTACGAATGGCAGCCCCCGAGCGGAAATTGTGGAGATTAGAGTATACAGTTGTAAATGA
- a CDS encoding AraC family transcriptional regulator produces MDHPALWSHTPTVIHYNYWQNIDRFQLSVDTYANWVMFIPESGRFSFQIEGQEGESSFGSIVICPPHIAFHRETLEKLTFHFILFHVAETNTNIHTTTESYPHGQVIIGDPDRLKSNLRMLRKLSGHSNQQAQLWKNTIIHDILLLASDHFNPFQESMPSAEDPMLEAILERLQTLAYTPFNINRVAAEFGLSAVQLTRKFKQTFSVNPSEYITSLRINRIKSLLMESDYTLQEIAVQCGYDNGYYLSRIFSSRVGVSPSDYRKNNKV; encoded by the coding sequence ATGGATCATCCCGCGCTATGGTCGCACACACCGACTGTAATACACTATAACTATTGGCAAAATATCGATCGATTCCAGCTTTCCGTGGACACTTACGCCAACTGGGTTATGTTCATACCTGAAAGTGGCCGATTTTCATTCCAAATTGAAGGTCAAGAGGGGGAATCCAGCTTTGGCAGCATCGTCATATGCCCTCCTCATATTGCATTCCATAGAGAAACGCTTGAAAAGTTAACTTTTCATTTCATTTTGTTTCATGTAGCCGAAACGAACACCAACATTCACACAACGACAGAAAGCTATCCACATGGCCAAGTAATTATAGGGGACCCGGATCGCCTAAAATCTAATCTTCGAATGCTTCGTAAGCTATCGGGGCATTCGAATCAACAAGCGCAGCTTTGGAAGAACACGATTATTCACGATATCCTCCTGCTTGCCAGCGATCACTTCAATCCATTTCAGGAATCCATGCCAAGCGCGGAAGATCCTATGCTTGAAGCCATACTCGAGCGTTTGCAAACACTCGCCTATACACCTTTCAACATCAATAGAGTAGCCGCTGAATTTGGTTTAAGCGCTGTGCAGTTGACGAGAAAGTTTAAACAAACTTTTTCTGTCAATCCTAGCGAGTACATCACATCCTTACGAATCAATCGAATAAAATCTCTTTTGATGGAAAGCGATTATACTTTGCAGGAAATTGCTGTACAGTGCGGTTATGACAACGGATATTATCTCAGCCGTATCTTCTCGTCACGTGTCGGAGTAAGTCCATCTGACTATCGGAAAAATAACAAAGTATAA